One region of Xylanimonas ulmi genomic DNA includes:
- a CDS encoding glycerol-3-phosphate dehydrogenase/oxidase, with translation MASTRLTAESRSQALAALEASTTASDELDILVVGGGVTGAGIALDAVTRGLSTAIVEAQDWASGTSSRSSKLVHGGLRYLQMLDFHLVHEALTERDLLLRDLAPHLVRPVPFLYPLEHRVWERAYVGAGIALYDTLASIAPGKRAMPIHRHLTRSQMARKFPDLAHDAAIGAVQYWDASVDDARLVNTLVRTAAGYGAHAAARTQVVGLTQSSTGAVNGAVVVDLETGRRITVRARAVINATGVWTEQTESLAGSEGGLRVLASKGIHLVVPRERIRGKVGLILQTEKSVLFIIPWSRYWIIGTTDTPWHEDLVDPVASAADIDYVLTHANAVLAHPLRREDVIGTYAGLRPLLQPGTKEGTSSAKVSREHTVASPTPGLSVIAGGKLTTYRVMAKDAVDHAIGQRAAALPSITHKIPLVGAVGLQAVARQSRHVAKRFGWSPPMVDHLLHRYGADVADLVDLCEADPSLARPLEHAPAYLRAEIHYGVSHEGALHLEDVLAHRTRLVYEVPDAGLAALPEIAQIVAPLLGWDDTTTQAEIAAYRARVEAYGTAATQDDDASAQAARLSAGDIAAMAPLER, from the coding sequence ATGGCGTCCACCAGACTCACCGCCGAGTCCCGGTCCCAGGCTCTCGCAGCGCTCGAAGCGTCAACCACTGCGAGCGATGAGCTCGACATCCTCGTGGTGGGCGGGGGTGTCACGGGCGCGGGCATCGCGCTCGACGCCGTCACGCGCGGCCTGTCGACGGCGATCGTCGAGGCGCAGGACTGGGCCTCGGGCACGTCGAGCCGCAGCTCCAAACTGGTGCACGGGGGCCTGCGCTACCTGCAGATGCTCGACTTCCACCTGGTGCACGAGGCCCTGACCGAACGCGACCTGCTGCTGCGGGACCTGGCGCCGCACCTGGTGCGCCCCGTTCCCTTCCTCTACCCGCTTGAGCACCGCGTCTGGGAGCGCGCCTACGTGGGGGCAGGCATCGCGCTGTACGACACGCTCGCGAGCATCGCGCCCGGCAAGCGGGCCATGCCCATCCATAGGCACCTCACGCGCAGTCAGATGGCCCGCAAGTTCCCCGACCTCGCCCACGACGCCGCCATCGGCGCCGTCCAGTACTGGGACGCCTCGGTCGACGACGCACGCCTGGTCAACACGCTCGTGCGCACCGCGGCGGGCTACGGCGCCCACGCGGCCGCGCGCACCCAGGTGGTCGGCCTGACGCAGTCGTCGACCGGGGCGGTCAACGGCGCCGTCGTCGTCGACCTGGAGACCGGCAGACGCATCACGGTGCGCGCGCGGGCCGTCATCAACGCCACGGGCGTGTGGACCGAGCAGACCGAGTCACTCGCCGGCTCCGAGGGCGGGCTGCGCGTGCTCGCCTCGAAGGGCATCCACCTGGTGGTGCCGCGCGAGCGCATCCGCGGCAAGGTCGGGCTGATCCTGCAGACCGAGAAGTCGGTGCTGTTCATCATCCCGTGGTCGCGCTACTGGATCATCGGCACGACCGACACCCCCTGGCACGAGGACCTCGTGGACCCTGTGGCCAGCGCGGCGGACATCGACTACGTGCTCACGCACGCCAACGCGGTGCTCGCGCACCCACTCCGGCGCGAGGACGTGATCGGCACGTACGCGGGCCTGCGCCCACTGCTGCAGCCGGGCACCAAGGAGGGCACCTCCTCCGCCAAGGTCAGCCGCGAGCACACGGTCGCGAGCCCGACGCCGGGCCTGTCGGTCATCGCGGGCGGCAAGCTCACCACCTACCGGGTCATGGCCAAGGACGCCGTCGACCACGCCATCGGGCAGCGCGCGGCCGCACTGCCCTCGATCACCCACAAGATCCCGCTCGTGGGCGCCGTCGGGCTGCAGGCCGTGGCCCGCCAGTCGCGCCACGTGGCCAAGCGCTTCGGGTGGAGCCCGCCGATGGTGGACCACCTGCTGCACCGCTACGGCGCCGACGTCGCGGACCTGGTCGACCTGTGCGAGGCCGACCCGTCGCTGGCCCGGCCGCTGGAGCACGCGCCCGCCTACCTGCGGGCCGAGATCCACTACGGGGTGTCGCATGAGGGCGCCCTGCACCTGGAGGACGTGCTGGCGCATCGCACGCGCCTCGTCTACGAGGTTCCCGACGCGGGCCTGGCCGCGCTGCCGGAGATCGCGCAGATCGTCGCACCCCTGCTCGGGTGGGACGACACCACCACACAGGCGGAGATCGCCGCGTACCGCGCGCGCGTCGAGGCCTATGGGACGGCGGCCACGCAGGACGACGACGCCAGCGCCCAGGCGGCCCGCCTGAGCGCCGGGGACATCGCCGCCATGGCGCCGCTGGAACGCTGA
- a CDS encoding LacI family DNA-binding transcriptional regulator: MAASRPPAMSDVAALAGVSHQTVSRVLNDHPSVRPQTRERVQAAIRELGYRRNRAARALVTARSTTVGLLTSGSAHFGPASTVLAVEAALRRAGYFVSTSSLAGYDAASADDALDRLVDQGVDGVVAVAPLTDVALAVGEHTPPCPVVVVAARREIPETVREQYVYVDQHRGAQLATEHLIRLGHTHVVHLAGPTRWFDASERQASFLQTAADLGAEADVVEARGWSARRGYELGQTLAPRVRRPGGPTGFFAANDLVAMGLLRAFWEHGLRVPDDVSVVGFDDIEGSAYLVPSLTTVRQPFEAVGRAAVRALLDAWETPDDPGRSHTAAVIPPELVVRGSTAGRR; this comes from the coding sequence ATGGCCGCGTCGCGCCCACCGGCGATGTCGGACGTCGCGGCGCTGGCGGGAGTGTCGCACCAGACGGTCTCGCGGGTGCTCAACGACCATCCGAGCGTGCGGCCGCAGACGCGTGAGCGGGTGCAGGCGGCCATCCGGGAGCTCGGCTACCGGCGCAACCGCGCCGCCCGCGCACTGGTCACGGCGCGATCGACCACGGTCGGTCTGCTGACCAGCGGCAGCGCGCACTTCGGCCCGGCGAGCACGGTGCTGGCCGTCGAGGCGGCCCTGCGCCGCGCGGGCTACTTCGTCTCGACGAGCTCCCTGGCCGGGTACGACGCCGCCTCGGCCGACGACGCGCTCGACCGCCTCGTCGACCAGGGGGTCGACGGCGTCGTCGCGGTCGCGCCCCTGACCGACGTCGCCCTGGCGGTGGGCGAGCACACGCCGCCGTGCCCCGTGGTGGTCGTCGCGGCGCGGCGTGAGATCCCCGAGACGGTGCGCGAGCAGTACGTGTACGTCGACCAGCACCGCGGCGCGCAGCTCGCGACCGAGCACCTGATCCGGCTGGGGCACACCCACGTGGTGCACCTCGCGGGGCCCACGCGGTGGTTCGACGCGAGCGAGCGCCAGGCCTCGTTCCTCCAGACGGCGGCCGACCTGGGCGCCGAGGCGGATGTGGTCGAGGCCCGGGGGTGGTCGGCGCGCCGCGGGTACGAGCTCGGGCAGACGCTCGCCCCGCGGGTGCGGCGCCCGGGCGGCCCGACGGGGTTCTTCGCGGCCAACGACCTGGTCGCGATGGGGCTGCTGCGCGCGTTCTGGGAGCACGGGCTGCGGGTGCCCGACGACGTGTCGGTGGTGGGCTTCGACGACATCGAGGGCAGCGCGTACCTGGTGCCCTCGCTGACGACGGTGCGCCAGCCGTTCGAGGCCGTGGGACGCGCCGCGGTCCGGGCGCTGCTGGACGCGTGGGAGACGCCCGATGACCCCGGCCGCTCGCACACCGCGGCGGTCATCCCGCCGGAGCTCGTGGTCCGGGGGAGCACCGCCGGACGCCGGTAG
- the disA gene encoding DNA integrity scanning diadenylate cyclase DisA has translation MASTPDQDELFKETLAAVAPGTELRDGLERILRGRTGALVVLGLDKTVEEMCSGGFVLDVAFSATRLRELSKMDGAVVLDRDATRIRRAAVQLLPDPTIETSESGTRHRTAERVAKQSGFPVISVSQSMRIVALYVGDARHVLEGSDTIMGRANQALATLERYRARLDEVSGTLSALEIEDLVTVRDVCAVVQRLEMVRRISEEISGYVIELGVDGRLLALQLDELIGGIGSDRESVVRDYVELERTDRSFGDVQRALAGLDSSQLLDLSQIGRVLELPGGGMALDAAVAPHGYRLLSKVPRLPTAIIDRLVAHFGGLQKLLAASVDDLMAVDGVGEQRARAVREGLSRLAESSILERYV, from the coding sequence GTGGCTTCCACCCCCGACCAGGACGAGCTCTTCAAGGAGACCCTCGCCGCCGTCGCTCCCGGCACCGAGCTGCGCGACGGCCTGGAGCGGATCCTGCGTGGGCGCACCGGCGCGCTCGTCGTCCTGGGACTCGACAAGACGGTCGAGGAGATGTGCTCCGGCGGGTTCGTGCTCGACGTCGCGTTCTCGGCAACCCGCCTGCGGGAGCTGTCGAAGATGGACGGCGCCGTGGTGCTCGACCGCGACGCGACACGCATCCGGCGCGCGGCCGTCCAGCTCCTGCCCGACCCGACCATCGAGACCAGCGAGTCCGGCACCCGCCACCGCACCGCCGAGCGCGTCGCCAAGCAGAGCGGCTTCCCCGTCATCTCGGTGAGCCAGTCGATGCGGATCGTCGCGCTCTATGTCGGCGACGCGCGCCACGTGCTCGAAGGCTCCGACACGATCATGGGCCGCGCCAACCAGGCGCTCGCGACGCTGGAGCGCTACCGCGCCCGCCTCGACGAGGTCTCCGGCACGCTGTCCGCGCTGGAGATCGAGGACCTGGTCACGGTGCGCGACGTGTGCGCGGTGGTGCAGCGTCTGGAGATGGTGCGGCGCATCTCGGAGGAGATCTCCGGCTACGTCATCGAGCTCGGCGTCGACGGGCGCCTGCTCGCGTTGCAGCTCGACGAGCTCATCGGCGGCATCGGCTCCGACCGCGAGTCCGTGGTGCGTGACTACGTCGAGTTGGAGCGCACCGACCGGTCGTTCGGCGACGTCCAGCGCGCGCTGGCCGGACTCGACTCAAGCCAGCTGCTCGACCTGAGCCAGATCGGCCGCGTGCTGGAGCTGCCCGGCGGCGGCATGGCGCTCGACGCCGCGGTCGCACCCCACGGCTACCGGCTGCTGTCCAAGGTGCCGCGCCTGCCCACCGCCATCATCGACCGGCTCGTCGCGCACTTCGGCGGGCTGCAGAAGCTGCTGGCCGCCTCGGTGGACGACCTCATGGCCGTCGACGGCGTAGGCGAGCAGCGCGCGCGGGCCGTGCGTGAGGGCCTGTCGCGGCTCGCGGAGTCGAGCATCCTCGAACGCTACGTCTGA
- a CDS encoding MIP/aquaporin family protein produces MLLDAFWSEVLGTGILLLLGAGVVANVILPGTKGAGRDWLLINFGWGLGVFMGVYAAFRSGAHLNPAVTIGLWVADKPFFAGDAGTIDPTFGNAMVYFAGQFVGAFLGAVLAWLAYKRHFDEDADAGVKLAVFSTGPNIRSYSWNLVTEAIATFVLVYWVLASGETPAQLGPLAVALVVVGIGASLGGPTGYAINPARDLGPRIAHAVLPIPGKGSSDWSYSWVPVVGPTIGAVVAGCLARLVVTG; encoded by the coding sequence ATGCTCCTTGACGCATTCTGGTCAGAAGTGCTCGGTACGGGGATCCTGCTCCTGCTCGGCGCCGGGGTGGTCGCCAATGTCATCCTGCCCGGCACGAAGGGGGCCGGGCGGGACTGGCTGCTCATCAACTTCGGGTGGGGCCTGGGTGTCTTCATGGGCGTCTACGCGGCGTTCAGGTCGGGCGCCCACCTCAACCCCGCCGTGACCATCGGCCTGTGGGTGGCCGACAAGCCGTTCTTCGCGGGCGACGCCGGGACGATCGACCCGACGTTCGGCAACGCGATGGTGTACTTCGCCGGCCAGTTCGTCGGCGCGTTCCTCGGCGCGGTGCTCGCCTGGCTCGCCTACAAGAGGCACTTCGACGAGGACGCGGACGCGGGCGTCAAGCTCGCCGTGTTCTCGACGGGGCCTAATATCCGCTCCTACTCCTGGAACCTGGTCACCGAGGCCATTGCGACGTTCGTGCTGGTCTACTGGGTTCTGGCCTCGGGCGAGACGCCCGCGCAGCTCGGCCCGCTCGCCGTCGCGCTCGTCGTCGTCGGCATCGGCGCCTCGCTCGGAGGGCCGACCGGATACGCCATCAACCCCGCCCGTGACCTGGGACCCCGCATCGCGCACGCCGTGCTGCCGATCCCGGGCAAGGGCTCTTCCGACTGGTCCTACTCGTGGGTCCCGGTCGTCGGACCGACCATCGGCGCCGTCGTCGCGGGATGCCTCGCCCGCCTCGTGGTCACAGGATGA
- the proC gene encoding pyrroline-5-carboxylate reductase, with protein MSIDDVRLAMLGTGNMGEAVLAGALRAGVAPGNVIATARRAERAAEVAQRHGVRTTADNVAAVRDADVVVVAVKPKDVARLLAEVGDALPAHAVVVSVAAGLATSYFEDRLPGKPAVVRVMPNTPAAIGAGTSALSAGSHASPDDVALVRAVLAGTGDVVDVPETYQAAAGALAGSGPAYVFYVLDAMAEAGVAVGLSRELSTRLAVQTVLGSARLIAETGEHPALARERVTSPGGTTVEALRRLDAAGVRAAFVDAVEAARDRTVAMAAELGDANGAAEGSER; from the coding sequence GTGAGCATCGACGACGTCCGCCTGGCCATGCTCGGCACGGGCAACATGGGAGAGGCCGTGCTGGCCGGCGCGCTGCGCGCCGGCGTCGCGCCCGGCAACGTCATCGCGACGGCGCGCCGCGCGGAGCGCGCGGCCGAGGTCGCCCAGCGCCACGGTGTGCGCACGACGGCGGACAACGTCGCCGCGGTGCGTGACGCCGACGTCGTGGTCGTCGCCGTCAAGCCCAAGGACGTCGCGCGGCTGCTGGCGGAGGTCGGCGACGCGCTGCCCGCCCACGCCGTCGTCGTCTCGGTCGCCGCGGGCCTGGCGACGTCGTACTTCGAGGACCGGCTGCCCGGAAAGCCGGCCGTGGTGCGCGTCATGCCCAACACGCCCGCCGCGATCGGGGCCGGCACCTCGGCGCTCAGCGCCGGATCGCACGCCTCGCCCGACGACGTCGCGCTGGTGCGCGCGGTGCTGGCCGGGACGGGCGACGTCGTCGACGTGCCTGAGACGTACCAGGCGGCGGCCGGGGCGCTGGCGGGCTCGGGGCCGGCCTACGTGTTCTACGTGCTCGACGCGATGGCGGAGGCCGGTGTCGCCGTCGGGCTCTCGCGCGAGCTGTCGACACGGCTCGCGGTGCAGACGGTGCTCGGCTCGGCGCGGCTCATCGCCGAGACGGGTGAGCACCCGGCGCTGGCGCGCGAGCGCGTCACCTCGCCGGGCGGCACGACGGTCGAGGCGCTGCGCAGGCTCGACGCCGCGGGAGTGCGCGCCGCGTTCGTCGACGCGGTCGAGGCGGCGCGTGACCGCACGGTCGCGATGGCCGCCGAGCTCGGCGACGCCAACGGCGCCGCCGAGGGCTCCGAGCGCTGA
- a CDS encoding A/G-specific adenine glycosylase codes for MPTPTTVAAEVRAALVERVVAWFQAARRDLPWRAPERTPWGVLVSEVMLQQTPVVRVEPAWRAWLERWPTPAALADASTADVLRAWDRLGYPRRALRLRECAQAVVERHGGQVPDDEAALRALPGVGEYTAAAVRAFAFGRRAVVVDTNVRRVLARAVTGLALPAPTPTAAERAVAAAVVPAGDAAASAWAAASMELGALVCAARSPRCAACPVADLCAWRAAGYPGDTHAHRRRTQAWHGTDRQCRGRIMAVLRAADDAVDRTALDAHMAATPADAQVTRCLAGLIEDGLVEQTRGAYHLPREGADAR; via the coding sequence GTGCCCACCCCGACCACCGTCGCCGCCGAGGTGCGCGCCGCACTGGTCGAGCGCGTCGTCGCCTGGTTCCAGGCCGCGCGCCGCGACCTGCCGTGGCGCGCGCCCGAGCGCACGCCGTGGGGCGTGCTGGTCAGCGAGGTCATGCTCCAGCAGACCCCGGTCGTGCGGGTCGAGCCCGCCTGGCGTGCGTGGCTGGAGCGTTGGCCGACACCCGCCGCGCTCGCGGACGCCTCGACCGCTGACGTGCTGCGCGCCTGGGACCGCCTCGGCTACCCCCGCCGCGCTTTGCGCCTGCGCGAGTGCGCGCAGGCGGTCGTCGAACGGCACGGTGGCCAGGTGCCCGACGACGAGGCGGCGCTGCGCGCGCTGCCCGGCGTGGGCGAGTACACCGCGGCCGCGGTGCGGGCCTTCGCGTTCGGGCGCCGCGCCGTCGTCGTCGACACCAACGTGCGCCGCGTGCTCGCGCGCGCCGTCACGGGGCTCGCGCTGCCCGCGCCCACCCCGACGGCCGCCGAGCGGGCCGTCGCGGCCGCCGTCGTGCCTGCCGGCGACGCGGCCGCGAGCGCCTGGGCCGCCGCCTCGATGGAGTTGGGCGCCCTGGTGTGCGCGGCGCGATCGCCGCGCTGCGCCGCCTGCCCCGTGGCCGACCTGTGCGCGTGGCGCGCGGCGGGGTACCCCGGCGACACGCACGCCCACCGCCGTCGGACGCAGGCGTGGCACGGCACCGACCGGCAGTGCCGCGGGCGGATCATGGCCGTGCTGCGCGCGGCCGACGACGCGGTCGACCGCACCGCGCTCGACGCGCATATGGCCGCCACGCCCGCGGACGCGCAGGTCACGCGGTGTCTGGCGGGGCTCATCGAGGACGGCCTGGTCGAGCAGACCCGCGGCGCCTACCACCTGCCGCGGGAGGGCGCCGACGCCCGGTGA
- the glpK gene encoding glycerol kinase GlpK, with protein MPDYVLAIDQGTTSSRAMIFDHSGRVISTGQLEHDQIFPRAGWVEHNPDQIWNNVREAVGLALTRANVTYTDIAAVGITNQRETTVVWDRKTGKPVYNAIVWQDTRTQAIVEELGGDVGPDRYKSIVGLPLATYFSGPKVKWILDNVPGAREAAERGDLLFGNTDAWVLWNMTGGPDGGVHITDVTNASRTMLMDLDTLSWRQDIAADMGIPMSMLPQIRSSSEVYGPGRAGGLLPGVSIAGILGDQQAATFGQACFTPGTAKNTYGTGNFMLLNTGTEKVPSKNGLLTTVCYKIGDQEPRYALEGSIAVTGSLIQWLRDNLGIITDAPDVEWMARKVEDNGGAYFVPAFSGLFAPYWRPDARGALVGLTRYVNRNHIARAALESTAFQTREVLEAMKADSGVELTELKVDGGMVANELLMQFQADQLGVDVVRPQVAETTALGAAYAAGIAVGFWSGERDVTANWAEDRRWSPAMEADERDRLYRQWKKAVTKTFDWVDADTQ; from the coding sequence ATGCCTGACTACGTCCTCGCCATCGACCAGGGGACCACGAGCTCGCGGGCGATGATCTTCGACCACTCCGGCCGGGTGATCTCGACCGGCCAGCTGGAGCACGACCAGATCTTCCCGCGGGCGGGCTGGGTCGAGCACAACCCCGATCAGATCTGGAACAACGTGCGCGAGGCCGTCGGCCTGGCCCTGACGCGCGCCAACGTCACCTACACCGACATCGCGGCCGTCGGCATCACCAACCAGCGCGAGACGACGGTCGTGTGGGACCGCAAGACGGGTAAGCCCGTCTACAACGCGATCGTGTGGCAGGACACCCGCACGCAGGCGATCGTCGAGGAGCTCGGCGGCGACGTCGGCCCCGACCGGTACAAGTCGATCGTGGGCCTGCCGCTGGCGACGTATTTCTCGGGCCCCAAGGTCAAGTGGATCCTCGACAACGTGCCCGGCGCGCGTGAGGCGGCCGAGCGCGGCGACCTGCTGTTCGGCAACACCGACGCGTGGGTGCTGTGGAACATGACGGGCGGGCCCGACGGCGGAGTGCACATCACCGACGTGACCAACGCCTCGCGCACCATGCTGATGGACCTCGACACGCTCTCGTGGCGCCAGGACATCGCCGCCGACATGGGCATTCCGATGTCGATGCTGCCGCAGATCCGCTCGTCGTCCGAGGTCTACGGCCCGGGCCGCGCCGGCGGGCTGCTGCCGGGGGTGTCCATCGCGGGCATCCTGGGCGACCAGCAGGCCGCGACGTTCGGGCAGGCGTGCTTCACGCCCGGCACCGCGAAGAACACCTACGGCACCGGCAACTTCATGCTGCTCAACACGGGCACGGAGAAGGTGCCGTCCAAGAACGGGCTGCTGACCACGGTCTGCTACAAGATCGGCGACCAGGAGCCGCGGTACGCGCTGGAGGGCTCGATCGCCGTGACGGGCTCGCTCATCCAGTGGCTGCGCGACAACCTCGGCATCATCACCGACGCTCCCGACGTCGAGTGGATGGCCCGCAAGGTCGAGGACAACGGCGGCGCGTACTTCGTGCCCGCGTTCTCGGGTCTGTTCGCCCCGTATTGGCGCCCTGACGCCCGCGGTGCGCTGGTGGGCCTGACCCGGTACGTCAACCGCAACCACATCGCGCGCGCGGCCCTTGAGTCGACGGCGTTCCAGACGCGCGAGGTGCTGGAGGCCATGAAGGCCGACTCGGGCGTCGAGCTGACCGAGCTCAAGGTCGACGGCGGCATGGTCGCCAACGAGCTGCTCATGCAGTTCCAGGCCGACCAGCTCGGCGTCGACGTCGTGCGCCCGCAGGTCGCCGAGACGACGGCGCTCGGCGCCGCGTACGCCGCGGGCATCGCCGTCGGGTTCTGGTCGGGTGAGCGCGACGTCACCGCCAACTGGGCCGAGGACCGGCGTTGGTCGCCCGCGATGGAGGCCGACGAGCGTGATCGGCTCTACCGGCAGTGGAAGAAGGCCGTGACCAAGACGTTCGACTGGGTCGACGCCGACACGCAGTGA
- a CDS encoding amino-acid N-acetyltransferase, producing the protein MPLDIRPALPRDIRRIRSLVDPYAQQRILLPKELVGYFEAVQEFVVAEADPDAERGIVGCGALHVMWDDLAEIRTLAVAPELRGTGVGHALVEALVERARVFGLRRVFCLTFEVDFFRRHGFEAIEGTPVTPDVYAELLRSHDDGVAEFLDLARVKPNTLGNTRMLLTLD; encoded by the coding sequence GTGCCACTGGACATCCGGCCTGCCCTGCCCCGAGACATCCGGCGCATCCGCTCCCTGGTGGACCCTTACGCGCAGCAGCGCATCCTGCTGCCCAAGGAGCTGGTCGGCTATTTCGAGGCGGTGCAGGAGTTCGTGGTCGCGGAGGCCGACCCTGACGCCGAGCGCGGGATCGTGGGCTGCGGCGCGCTGCACGTCATGTGGGACGACCTCGCCGAGATCCGGACCTTGGCGGTCGCGCCCGAGCTGCGCGGCACCGGGGTGGGCCACGCCCTGGTCGAGGCGCTCGTCGAGCGGGCGCGCGTGTTCGGGCTGCGGCGCGTGTTCTGCCTGACCTTCGAGGTCGACTTCTTCCGGAGGCACGGTTTCGAGGCCATCGAGGGCACGCCCGTGACGCCCGACGTCTACGCCGAGCTGCTGCGCTCGCACGACGACGGCGTCGCCGAGTTCCTCGACCTCGCGCGCGTCAAGCCCAACACCCTGGGCAACACGCGCATGCTCCTGACCTTGGACTGA
- the radA gene encoding DNA repair protein RadA, with protein sequence MTSPTTARPRSGAAKAARPAYRCAECGWATAKWVGRCGQCQAWGTVAEDGPAAAGPRTVAVTPVRSAARPIGEIDVEAARAAPTGVGELDRVLGGGLVPGAVVLMAGEPGVGKSTLLLEVASQFARGLDGRGARTVLYVTGEESAGQVRLRAERVGALASSLLLAAETDLGTVLGHIEASSPELLVVDSVQTIASAEVDGVAGGVSQVREVAAALIAVAKERQVPVLLVGHVTKDGAVAGPRTLEHLVDVVCQFEGDRHSRLRMVRAVKNRFGPTDEVGCFELTETGITGLTDPSGLFLSHLGAGVPGSCVTITLEGRRPLALEIQSLVAPSPLANPRRTTNGMDSSRLAQILAVLHRHASLRLADQDVYLSTVGGARAGEPAADLAAALAIVSARTGEALPAGTVAFGEVGLAGDVRPVTGIDRRLSEAARLGFVRAVVPVGTKAGVTARSAAGLELLEAAHVAQAVTAVAPGRTTR encoded by the coding sequence GTGACCTCTCCGACGACGGCGCGGCCCCGGTCCGGGGCCGCCAAGGCCGCCCGACCCGCCTATCGCTGCGCCGAGTGCGGCTGGGCGACCGCCAAGTGGGTCGGCCGGTGCGGACAGTGCCAGGCGTGGGGCACCGTGGCCGAGGACGGCCCGGCCGCCGCGGGACCGCGCACCGTCGCGGTGACTCCAGTGCGCTCCGCGGCGCGCCCGATCGGCGAGATCGACGTCGAGGCGGCGCGCGCGGCGCCGACCGGGGTCGGCGAGCTCGACCGGGTGCTGGGCGGCGGGCTGGTGCCGGGCGCGGTGGTGCTCATGGCCGGGGAGCCCGGCGTCGGCAAGTCGACGCTGCTGCTGGAGGTCGCCTCACAGTTCGCGCGCGGGCTCGACGGCCGCGGTGCGCGCACCGTCCTGTACGTGACCGGCGAGGAGTCGGCCGGGCAGGTGCGGCTGCGCGCCGAGCGCGTCGGGGCCCTGGCGTCGTCGCTGCTGCTGGCCGCCGAGACCGACCTGGGGACGGTGCTGGGCCACATCGAGGCCTCCTCACCCGAGCTGCTGGTCGTGGACTCGGTCCAGACGATCGCCTCGGCCGAGGTCGACGGCGTCGCGGGCGGCGTGTCCCAGGTGCGCGAGGTCGCGGCCGCGCTCATCGCCGTCGCCAAAGAACGACAGGTCCCCGTGCTGCTGGTCGGGCACGTCACCAAGGACGGCGCCGTCGCCGGGCCGCGCACGCTCGAGCACCTGGTCGACGTCGTGTGCCAGTTCGAGGGCGACCGGCACTCGCGCCTGCGCATGGTGCGCGCGGTCAAGAACCGGTTCGGCCCCACGGACGAGGTCGGGTGCTTCGAGCTCACCGAGACCGGCATCACCGGGCTGACCGACCCGAGCGGGCTGTTCCTGTCGCACCTGGGGGCCGGAGTGCCCGGCTCGTGCGTGACCATCACGCTTGAGGGTCGCCGCCCGCTCGCGCTCGAGATCCAGTCGCTCGTGGCGCCGTCGCCGCTGGCCAACCCGCGTCGCACCACCAACGGCATGGACTCCTCGCGGCTCGCGCAGATCCTCGCGGTGTTGCACCGGCACGCCTCGCTGCGGCTCGCCGACCAGGACGTCTACCTGTCGACCGTGGGCGGCGCGCGCGCCGGGGAGCCCGCCGCGGACCTGGCGGCCGCGCTCGCGATCGTCTCGGCGCGCACGGGCGAGGCGCTGCCCGCGGGCACCGTCGCGTTCGGCGAGGTCGGGCTCGCCGGTGACGTGCGCCCCGTGACGGGCATCGACCGACGCCTCAGCGAGGCGGCCCGGCTCGGGTTCGTACGCGCCGTCGTCCCGGTGGGGACGAAGGCCGGGGTGACCGCACGGTCGGCGGCGGGGCTCGAACTGCTCGAGGCCGCCCACGTCGCCCAGGCGGTCACCGCTGTGGCGCCCGGTCGTACTACCCGATGA